From a single Gracilimonas sp. genomic region:
- a CDS encoding TraM recognition domain-containing protein, translating to MDYEYNRSGDGSGITDNIVNVLKTVIHAGKSEQGQVANEGFWEDALDMLLFNVVDLCVLAHGKLKIDDLYLAVQNLPKSKSDVVQPTSDADDPFAQILYQAKLNVARQAEQRKRIFKKNNPDKRFEVKSDKGLASFKKVMHYFMSDFPGLSDKTRSVVEHSFFGLLFRLIREPIKSLICSPTPNFSPDDCFNGKIILINLPIKQFDKVGRDAQILFKYVWQRAMERRTTDNNKMPVFLWADEAQNFLHEHDIDYQATARSSKVCTVYLTQNLPNYFAHLGGRSGEFQVKSFLGTMGTKIFHANADMETNKYASDLIGQQEIWKENKGSQFVGGFTMSEGTSQDRDFVIHPEDFTAMRTGGPINKYLVDARIHRQGMPWFSTTRNDRKISFKQSINNNKKRGES from the coding sequence TTGGACTATGAGTACAATAGATCGGGTGATGGCTCAGGTATTACCGATAATATTGTCAATGTTCTAAAGACGGTTATACATGCCGGCAAATCAGAACAAGGTCAGGTGGCAAATGAAGGGTTCTGGGAAGATGCTCTTGATATGCTCTTATTCAACGTGGTTGATCTGTGTGTACTTGCTCATGGCAAGCTTAAGATTGATGATCTCTACCTTGCGGTTCAAAACCTTCCAAAATCTAAATCAGATGTTGTCCAACCAACATCTGATGCTGATGATCCCTTTGCCCAAATTCTCTATCAGGCCAAGCTGAATGTTGCCCGTCAGGCCGAACAAAGAAAGCGGATATTTAAGAAGAACAATCCTGATAAACGTTTTGAAGTAAAGTCCGATAAAGGCTTAGCCTCTTTTAAAAAGGTCATGCATTATTTTATGTCTGACTTTCCGGGATTAAGTGATAAAACCCGCTCGGTAGTTGAACACTCTTTTTTCGGTTTACTATTTCGTCTGATCCGTGAACCGATTAAAAGTCTGATCTGCTCTCCTACGCCTAACTTCTCTCCTGATGATTGTTTTAACGGTAAGATCATCCTGATTAATCTACCGATTAAACAGTTCGATAAAGTCGGTCGTGATGCCCAAATCTTATTTAAATATGTCTGGCAAAGAGCGATGGAGCGCCGGACAACTGATAACAATAAAATGCCTGTTTTTCTCTGGGCTGATGAAGCTCAAAACTTCCTCCATGAACATGACATTGATTATCAGGCCACTGCTCGAAGTTCCAAAGTTTGCACCGTTTATTTGACTCAAAATCTTCCAAATTATTTTGCTCATTTAGGAGGGCGTTCCGGTGAGTTTCAAGTCAAAAGTTTTCTGGGAACAATGGGCACGAAGATCTTCCATGCTAATGCCGATATGGAGACCAATAAATACGCCTCTGATTTAATCGGCCAACAAGAGATTTGGAAGGAGAATAAAGGCTCTCAATTTGTCGGTGGTTTTACTATGTCAGAGGGCACTTCTCAGGACAGAGATTTTGTTATTCATCCAGAAGATTTTACAGCCATGAGAACAGGTGGACCGATCAATAAATATCTGGTTGATGCCAGGATTCACAGACAAGGCATGCCGTGGTTTTCTACAACAAGAAATGACAGAAAAATATCCTTCAAACAATCTATCAATAACAATAAAAAACGAGGTGAATCATGA
- a CDS encoding TonB-dependent receptor, with the protein MLKKLQLALFASLLSASLYAQSGTITGMVTDAGTSEPLIGVNVILQGTTYGDATDLDGIYEISGVPAGTYTLRANFIGFKPFETQVEVGSGTVNLDIELNEDVLGLEDLVVTGIASRSSKAISEVAISRVDAAELTADKAYNSVSQLLTAKVAGVSVQPASGTVGGGIRFVVRSGGGLNGQGQPVIYVDGVRIDNVQTGFGAGGQNYGTLSDLNPENIESIDFLKGPAAAALYGTSGSNGVVLITTKTGQTASAGSSVSVNYKGSIGVNSLANEYDDDVFISAEDANDAFRDGQVQSHNVSVSGGNEFVRYFTSFGTRNEEGTLPQNAQERQSVQANFDAFPSDKVTFSVNTSYALNTVNIPQNDNNVTGWLGNTLLFPTSYGFTDSLAIANVENESKTNRFIGSFQFNYRPIDGLNINLAAGIDDSDLRAFTYQSPEYAYSGIGFQGSKNIFNRQNQQVTLDANASYAFDITDDISSNTVIGTQLFNRKFRTSQLGRQNFATSLVRDIQSASQINVTSEGFGHVRSAGIFAQEEINYQQTYFLTIGGRQDFASAFGTDTPNIFYPKASAAVRIDKLGILPDAIDFLKVRAAYGETGQLPGNNDGIRLIWGATPSGFGTGGVPASIGNPSIKPERVKELELGFEASIFENYGIDFTYYIQNAENSIIGLLNSPSTGLVASSSPFNIGALEGSGIEVAINATPILSRDYQLDISAILSYSENEVTDIGDAQPIRDGFDLNTIQPGLPRSAFYTFEVQGANFDNNGFYTGPDVAFTEENRVALGTPYPEYQGSFSVDFRFLKNFNVFALVEYQLGLSVFNNTLLFANSFGNGAEYETLQGLLAGTPGVGSSYYNTNANPDDDITALTPGSQEYIDAANRYAELTTGADYGYVEEADFVRLREVSVRYDFTDVLNSANLTQYVKNASISVSGSNLWLSSKYSGNDPEVNFAGARSNSRGQDFLTLPQPRSVFATLNIGF; encoded by the coding sequence ATGTTAAAAAAGCTACAACTAGCCCTCTTTGCGTCTTTACTCAGTGCGAGTTTATATGCGCAATCAGGGACAATTACTGGTATGGTAACTGATGCAGGTACATCAGAGCCACTTATCGGTGTGAACGTTATATTACAAGGCACCACCTATGGTGATGCTACAGATTTAGACGGAATCTATGAGATTTCAGGAGTACCGGCAGGTACTTACACTCTTAGAGCCAATTTCATTGGTTTCAAACCTTTTGAAACTCAAGTTGAAGTTGGATCTGGAACTGTAAACTTAGACATCGAATTAAATGAAGATGTTCTTGGACTCGAAGATTTAGTTGTGACAGGGATTGCCTCTCGATCATCTAAGGCTATTTCTGAAGTTGCAATTTCCAGAGTCGATGCTGCTGAACTTACAGCCGACAAAGCATACAATTCTGTATCACAATTATTAACTGCTAAAGTTGCCGGTGTTTCTGTACAGCCTGCTTCTGGTACAGTTGGTGGTGGTATTCGTTTTGTAGTTCGCTCTGGTGGTGGACTAAACGGACAGGGACAGCCTGTTATTTATGTTGATGGTGTAAGAATTGATAATGTTCAGACTGGTTTTGGTGCTGGTGGACAGAATTACGGTACACTATCTGACCTTAACCCTGAAAACATTGAATCTATTGACTTCCTTAAAGGTCCGGCTGCTGCTGCTCTTTATGGTACCTCTGGTTCAAATGGTGTTGTACTTATTACAACAAAAACAGGCCAAACCGCGTCAGCTGGTAGTTCTGTAAGCGTTAACTATAAAGGAAGCATTGGTGTTAACAGCCTTGCTAACGAATATGACGATGACGTTTTCATTAGTGCTGAGGATGCAAACGATGCATTCAGAGACGGACAAGTGCAATCTCATAACGTAAGTGTTAGCGGTGGTAACGAATTTGTTCGGTACTTCACTTCTTTCGGAACACGTAATGAAGAAGGTACTTTACCACAGAATGCTCAGGAAAGACAATCAGTACAAGCTAACTTTGATGCTTTCCCATCTGACAAAGTTACTTTTTCTGTAAACACCAGCTATGCTCTTAATACCGTTAACATTCCTCAGAATGATAACAACGTAACGGGTTGGTTAGGAAATACACTACTTTTCCCAACCTCCTATGGTTTTACTGATAGTTTAGCTATTGCAAATGTTGAGAATGAGTCTAAGACCAACCGTTTTATTGGTTCTTTCCAGTTTAACTACCGTCCTATTGATGGGTTAAACATCAACCTTGCTGCAGGTATTGACGATTCTGATTTGAGAGCATTCACTTATCAGTCTCCTGAATACGCTTACTCAGGTATTGGCTTCCAAGGTTCAAAAAACATTTTCAACCGCCAAAATCAGCAGGTAACTCTTGATGCTAATGCTTCTTATGCATTTGACATTACAGATGATATTTCTTCTAACACTGTGATTGGTACTCAGCTGTTTAATAGAAAATTTAGAACTTCACAACTTGGACGTCAGAACTTTGCTACAAGTTTGGTCCGGGATATCCAGTCAGCTTCTCAGATTAACGTTACTTCTGAAGGTTTTGGACACGTTCGTTCTGCTGGTATTTTCGCACAGGAAGAAATTAACTATCAACAAACTTACTTCTTAACGATTGGTGGACGTCAGGACTTTGCTTCTGCCTTTGGTACTGATACACCAAACATTTTCTACCCTAAAGCCAGTGCTGCTGTTCGAATCGATAAATTAGGAATCCTTCCTGACGCTATCGACTTCCTTAAGGTGCGTGCTGCTTACGGTGAAACTGGTCAGTTACCAGGAAACAATGATGGTATCCGCCTGATCTGGGGTGCTACTCCTTCAGGATTTGGTACCGGTGGAGTGCCTGCGAGCATTGGTAACCCATCCATTAAGCCTGAAAGAGTTAAAGAGCTTGAATTAGGATTTGAAGCTTCAATATTTGAAAATTACGGTATTGACTTCACATACTATATTCAAAACGCTGAGAACTCTATTATTGGATTGTTAAATAGTCCTTCAACTGGTCTTGTTGCTTCTTCTTCACCATTCAACATTGGTGCACTTGAAGGAAGCGGAATTGAAGTGGCTATTAATGCAACTCCAATCCTTTCCAGAGATTATCAATTAGATATTTCTGCTATTCTGTCTTACTCTGAAAACGAAGTAACTGATATCGGTGATGCACAGCCAATTCGTGACGGATTTGACTTGAATACAATTCAGCCAGGTCTTCCAAGAAGTGCTTTCTACACATTTGAAGTTCAGGGAGCAAACTTTGATAACAACGGATTCTATACGGGTCCTGATGTAGCATTTACTGAAGAAAACCGTGTAGCTCTAGGAACTCCATATCCTGAGTACCAAGGTTCTTTCTCTGTAGATTTCAGATTCCTGAAAAACTTCAACGTATTCGCCCTTGTTGAGTATCAACTAGGACTTTCTGTTTTCAACAACACATTGCTCTTTGCAAACAGTTTTGGAAATGGCGCAGAATATGAAACACTTCAAGGTCTTCTGGCAGGAACTCCTGGTGTTGGTTCTTCTTATTACAACACCAATGCAAATCCTGATGACGATATCACAGCTTTAACTCCCGGATCACAAGAGTATATTGATGCAGCTAACCGATATGCTGAATTAACTACTGGCGCTGATTATGGGTATGTTGAAGAAGCTGATTTTGTGAGACTTCGTGAAGTAAGTGTTCGTTACGACTTTACTGATGTACTTAACTCTGCAAACTTAACTCAGTATGTTAAAAATGCGAGTATTTCAGTTTCAGGTTCTAACCTGTGGCTATCATCTAAGTACAGCGGTAATGATCCTGAAGTTAACTTTGCTGGTGCAAGAAGCAACTCACGAGGACAAGACTTCTTAACACTTCCACAACCAAGAAGTGTATTTGCCACTCTTAACATCGGATTTTAA
- a CDS encoding GWxTD domain-containing protein, whose protein sequence is MLTVKILLTLLFSLVQLNSYSLVQQIPTDPYQEGKNAIEKGDWKEGITIWIQYSNIADSSEIDPRIGFEYIEFITQNKYKKYYKYAAPLYYKALSRNSVDKYKSVYLKELEKAKPLIENKDYRLWKNQIEDGDIKGLENLKKFWQQKDVTISDTYNERLIEFWERIAYIKKTFNRNKSTVYGTDDRGLIYLKLGNPDYIREGVLQYNQLQAEGWAQTIIINNYNSTTSISDSSFASSSLIGASYNSTALAKNLAYLARQYFDYPQYEIWIYKNENDYRNLVHIFGQNGNTGEFSIINTIDDFIPRSAFRKNYASDSQYPVPPATLLQMIYYSQLTTIDRFFASTYIDLQEDILNNTEINNRNLAHKYRSIHQSKMNTLTALNPSEKSGLDDLNTLNLNVRRYRILDENNQNMVITYLYAAPYEQILMSTLTGELSPENLLLNYTIQLRDNNWNLLFKDVRSTRLNDAVLQNNANNYITVAFLVPNIEDANNLFGVELTAINSGDVDSSEKVENLKAYSKLEEKSMEPLSTDPNQLEASDLILGYADSSSIEAGSEIPFFITPDNIIPTNNSLFLRFEVYHLDLDNGSSEFSMNYRITEVEDGFFKRLFNRNNELKSITVNLNSSSSTYKNSFEIVTEKLEPGTYNLIATIKDLNSGQEIEKEIEFSISDKANY, encoded by the coding sequence ATGTTAACAGTAAAAATCCTACTAACACTGCTATTTAGTTTGGTTCAGCTGAATAGTTACTCTCTGGTTCAACAAATACCGACTGACCCCTATCAGGAAGGTAAAAATGCTATTGAAAAAGGTGACTGGAAAGAAGGTATTACAATCTGGATTCAGTACTCAAATATAGCTGATAGCTCCGAAATTGATCCAAGAATTGGTTTTGAGTACATCGAATTTATCACTCAAAATAAGTACAAGAAGTACTATAAGTATGCTGCCCCCCTTTATTATAAAGCTTTATCCCGAAATTCAGTTGATAAGTACAAATCCGTTTATTTAAAAGAATTGGAAAAAGCAAAACCACTTATTGAAAATAAAGACTACAGGCTCTGGAAAAATCAAATTGAAGATGGGGATATAAAAGGGCTGGAAAATTTAAAAAAGTTTTGGCAACAAAAAGATGTTACCATAAGTGATACTTATAACGAGAGACTTATCGAATTTTGGGAACGTATAGCTTATATAAAGAAAACTTTTAATCGCAATAAATCTACAGTATACGGCACCGACGACCGTGGTTTAATTTACCTTAAGCTTGGCAATCCAGACTATATCAGAGAAGGTGTTCTTCAGTATAATCAGCTACAGGCAGAAGGCTGGGCACAAACAATCATTATAAATAATTACAATTCGACAACTTCAATATCTGACAGCAGCTTTGCATCATCTTCATTAATTGGAGCAAGTTATAACAGTACGGCATTAGCCAAAAATCTGGCCTACCTTGCAAGGCAGTATTTCGATTATCCCCAATATGAGATCTGGATCTATAAAAATGAAAATGATTATAGAAACCTTGTTCATATTTTCGGGCAAAATGGTAATACAGGGGAGTTTTCAATAATAAATACAATAGACGATTTTATTCCCAGGTCGGCATTTAGAAAAAATTATGCCTCCGACAGTCAGTACCCGGTGCCTCCCGCTACGCTTCTGCAAATGATTTACTATTCCCAGTTAACGACCATCGACCGTTTTTTTGCAAGCACTTATATTGATCTCCAAGAAGATATTCTTAACAATACAGAGATAAACAACAGAAATCTGGCACACAAGTACCGATCCATACATCAGTCAAAAATGAATACACTGACTGCATTAAACCCTTCTGAAAAATCAGGACTGGATGATCTGAATACGCTGAATCTTAATGTAAGAAGGTATCGCATACTTGATGAGAATAATCAGAATATGGTCATTACTTATTTATATGCTGCACCATATGAGCAAATATTAATGTCTACACTAACCGGAGAATTAAGCCCGGAAAATCTATTGCTAAATTATACTATTCAGCTTCGTGACAACAACTGGAACCTTCTCTTCAAAGATGTTAGGTCTACCAGGTTAAATGATGCTGTATTACAAAATAATGCCAATAATTATATTACCGTAGCTTTTCTTGTCCCAAATATAGAAGATGCAAATAACTTATTCGGGGTTGAATTAACAGCTATTAATTCTGGTGATGTGGATTCTTCTGAAAAGGTGGAAAACTTAAAGGCTTATTCTAAGCTGGAAGAAAAAAGCATGGAACCTTTAAGTACGGACCCAAATCAATTAGAGGCCAGTGATCTTATTCTTGGATATGCAGATTCCTCTTCTATAGAAGCAGGCAGTGAAATTCCTTTTTTCATCACCCCTGATAATATAATTCCTACCAACAACAGCTTATTCCTAAGATTTGAAGTATATCACCTGGATCTTGACAATGGTTCATCCGAGTTTTCTATGAATTACAGAATAACTGAAGTTGAAGATGGTTTCTTCAAGCGCCTATTCAACAGAAATAATGAATTGAAAAGTATTACTGTAAACCTTAATTCATCATCATCTACCTATAAAAACAGTTTTGAAATTGTAACTGAGAAACTTGAACCCGGAACTTACAACCTCATCGCTACAATCAAAGACCTCAACTCAGGGCAGGAAATTGAGAAAGAGATTGAGTTTTCGATTTCAGATAAAGCCAATTATTAA
- a CDS encoding helix-turn-helix domain-containing protein gives MEVICIETEAFYQLIDKVVERLESSDPETNNKWIDTDTAMDMLGIKSKTTLQKYRDNGNIRFTQPRKKIILYDRDSILDFLEGNAKETF, from the coding sequence ATGGAAGTTATTTGTATAGAGACAGAAGCTTTCTACCAGTTAATTGATAAGGTTGTAGAGAGATTGGAATCAAGCGATCCAGAAACAAATAACAAATGGATTGATACAGATACAGCAATGGACATGCTAGGCATCAAGTCTAAGACGACTTTACAAAAGTATAGGGATAACGGGAACATACGTTTCACTCAGCCCCGTAAGAAGATCATTCTGTATGATAGGGATTCAATCTTAGATTTTTTGGAGGGGAATGCTAAAGAGACCTTCTAA
- a CDS encoding PhzF family phenazine biosynthesis protein — protein sequence MSKGISFYTIDVFTDQVFSGNQLAVFIEDRSIDDQFKQGLAKELNYSETTFIKPISGDKYYCQIFTPEHEIPFAGHPTLGSAAIIYFNYEEKGEIKLVEKIGEIECSVTQKENFSFSVQTDLDLDLPIRKIKVAPDTINKIIGMDIFNTTNHFSVINSGGDYLMIQIPEDFSINEINISLKDLANISKENSGLDLYLFKKVDKNQYSVRMFAPNAGILEDPATGSAAVALAKLLYKEHNISEEELIIHQGRALSRPSKIYVTHLSNGKIRLKGNARLVLNGKTLI from the coding sequence ATGTCTAAAGGCATTTCATTTTATACTATTGATGTATTTACAGATCAGGTTTTTTCCGGGAATCAACTGGCTGTCTTTATAGAAGACCGCTCAATTGATGATCAATTCAAACAAGGCTTAGCTAAAGAATTAAACTATTCTGAGACTACATTTATAAAACCCATTTCTGGTGACAAATATTACTGTCAAATTTTTACACCTGAACATGAAATTCCATTTGCCGGACATCCAACATTGGGATCTGCTGCTATAATCTATTTCAATTATGAGGAAAAAGGGGAAATAAAGCTAGTTGAAAAAATTGGTGAGATAGAATGCAGTGTTACTCAAAAGGAGAATTTTAGTTTTTCAGTACAGACTGATTTAGATCTGGATTTACCTATTAGGAAAATTAAAGTAGCCCCTGACACAATTAATAAGATAATCGGAATGGATATTTTTAATACTACTAACCATTTCAGTGTTATCAACTCAGGGGGAGACTATTTGATGATCCAAATCCCAGAAGATTTTTCTATTAATGAAATAAATATTAGTCTGAAAGACTTAGCAAATATTAGCAAAGAAAATTCAGGTTTAGATCTTTATCTCTTTAAAAAAGTAGATAAAAATCAGTATTCAGTAAGAATGTTTGCCCCAAATGCTGGAATTCTGGAAGACCCTGCAACCGGTAGTGCTGCTGTTGCATTAGCAAAGCTTCTATACAAAGAGCATAATATTTCAGAAGAGGAGTTAATTATTCATCAAGGAAGAGCCCTCAGCCGTCCATCAAAAATCTATGTAACTCATTTAAGTAATGGAAAAATTAGACTGAAGGGTAATGCAAGGCTTGTTCTTAATGGAAAGACATTAATTTAA
- a CDS encoding helix-turn-helix transcriptional regulator, which translates to MKNRSAPKIYLNHNPNTPFIKDFWIYTPSGEKSDFYNVYPDGYSDIIFKIAKVQNRLYISKPRIMGLLTKPKSFSGHGTEIIAGIRITPSSAYHYFDVKEEANINDISIEFTKGTQSEVSIPVLNNSIESTVLIFLKNFTLKHLYKDKDPIPINYAIDLILKKSGNIDIKKLSSQTGYSLRHLERKFQAVIGIDPKKYASIVRFRKALYMVKNTNLSLLEIAFSTGYYDHPHLTKEIKNHSFHTPSKIRTENVEYLQSLNLDLKLCSG; encoded by the coding sequence ATGAAAAATAGATCTGCCCCTAAAATATATTTAAATCATAATCCTAATACACCTTTCATAAAAGATTTTTGGATATACACACCTTCTGGTGAAAAATCTGATTTTTACAATGTATATCCAGATGGCTACTCAGACATCATCTTTAAAATTGCTAAGGTTCAGAATAGGCTATACATATCTAAACCACGAATAATGGGTTTGCTTACTAAACCTAAATCTTTCAGTGGTCATGGAACTGAAATAATAGCTGGTATTAGAATTACACCCAGTTCAGCTTATCATTACTTTGATGTTAAAGAAGAAGCAAATATCAACGATATTTCAATAGAGTTTACTAAGGGAACTCAATCTGAAGTTTCAATTCCTGTTTTAAATAACTCAATTGAATCAACAGTTCTTATTTTCCTAAAAAACTTCACGCTAAAGCACCTCTACAAAGATAAAGATCCCATTCCAATCAACTACGCAATTGATCTTATTTTAAAAAAAAGTGGTAATATTGATATTAAAAAGCTTAGCTCTCAAACCGGCTATTCCTTAAGGCATCTTGAAAGGAAATTTCAAGCAGTAATTGGCATTGACCCAAAGAAATACGCATCAATCGTTCGATTTAGAAAAGCCCTTTATATGGTAAAAAATACAAATTTATCATTACTCGAAATTGCTTTTAGCACTGGGTATTATGACCATCCTCACCTTACTAAAGAGATAAAAAATCACTCTTTTCATACCCCGTCGAAGATTAGAACTGAAAATGTCGAATATTTACAAAGCTTAAATCTCGACTTAAAATTATGTTCTGGCTAA
- a CDS encoding class I SAM-dependent methyltransferase yields the protein MSEKEFAENLRHPFGESGKAVAEFMKSGNKYMYDHVLTHFEKLSDVNKIIEIGCADGSNSLSIIERSNANYIGIDKSGDMIKLATDSYSNHPKSPLFYKGSAESFSKISESADLIFMVNVIYFINDLDLLFKHSKKVLNRGLLLICYKSSRQLDKSWSKYGFNFYTDKDIYNAALKSGFKRLAIDRIKPGDYNSVIQIFQIYVPHS from the coding sequence TTGTCAGAAAAAGAATTCGCTGAAAATCTACGCCACCCTTTCGGTGAATCGGGAAAAGCCGTCGCTGAATTCATGAAAAGTGGTAATAAATACATGTACGATCATGTGCTAACCCATTTTGAAAAACTCAGTGATGTAAATAAAATAATTGAGATTGGATGTGCTGATGGATCAAACAGCTTAAGCATAATAGAAAGAAGTAACGCAAATTACATTGGGATAGACAAATCAGGTGATATGATAAAACTTGCTACTGATTCTTACTCTAACCATCCCAAATCACCCCTTTTTTATAAAGGCTCCGCCGAGTCTTTTTCAAAAATTTCAGAGTCAGCAGATCTAATATTTATGGTCAACGTTATCTACTTCATTAATGACCTTGACCTTCTTTTTAAGCACTCTAAAAAGGTTCTGAATAGAGGGTTACTCTTAATATGCTACAAAAGCTCCAGACAATTAGACAAATCATGGAGCAAATACGGTTTCAATTTTTATACTGATAAAGACATATATAATGCTGCTTTAAAATCTGGATTTAAAAGACTAGCAATTGATCGAATTAAACCAGGTGATTATAACTCAGTTATACAAATTTTTCAAATCTATGTACCACATTCTTAA
- a CDS encoding OsmC family protein codes for MSKYKIKIEWKSDVKDFTQGEYSRKHKWKFDGGLEITASSSPSVVPIPFSIEEAVDPEEAFICSISSCHMLWFLDLAAKKGINIHEYNDEAIGIMKNKNGAIQITDVQLHPKITGIDGELDKNLLEQLHHEAHKRCFIANSVKTNIEVIF; via the coding sequence ATGAGCAAGTATAAAATAAAAATTGAGTGGAAAAGTGATGTTAAAGATTTTACTCAAGGCGAATATTCAAGAAAACATAAGTGGAAATTCGATGGTGGTTTAGAAATAACTGCTTCCTCCTCTCCATCTGTAGTTCCTATTCCATTTTCTATAGAAGAGGCTGTAGATCCTGAAGAAGCGTTTATTTGCTCAATATCAAGCTGTCATATGTTGTGGTTTTTAGACTTAGCAGCTAAAAAAGGAATAAATATCCATGAATATAACGATGAGGCTATCGGGATTATGAAGAATAAAAATGGTGCTATCCAAATAACTGATGTTCAACTTCATCCTAAGATCACTGGCATTGATGGAGAATTAGATAAGAATTTATTAGAGCAACTACATCATGAGGCACATAAAAGATGTTTCATCGCAAATTCTGTAAAAACCAACATTGAAGTAATCTTCTAG
- a CDS encoding site-specific integrase translates to MASLKVLLRTNKQKKDGTSPLVLRITHNRKSRYIYLGQYLDEKYWDFDNQRVKKSHPNSKRLNNLILKKLSEANDTVLELETKDDPVSVKQIKNKVKNSNADISFFDLGEKRIKEYEDKGTFSVARADQSILNNVETFNGGKDLYFHEITVSFLERFKTYCLTELKHKKRTATNQLMLIRTLYNRAIKEGIVDEKNYPFGGDNVTIKLSSGNKIGLTEEEIRTIEEMEFEKNTSIWHTKNIWLFSFYFAGVRISDVLSLRWSDIKNDRLYYEMSKNEKPVSLKIPDKAIEILASYRPDKQSKNDYVFPYLKEADQDDEEDIFRKSRNAARLFNKWLKRIAEQAEIDKNLSNHISRHSFGNIAGEKIHPLMLQKLYRHSNLKTTINYQANFINKEADDALDKVIDF, encoded by the coding sequence ATGGCTTCTTTAAAGGTACTACTGCGAACAAATAAACAAAAGAAAGACGGCACCTCTCCCCTTGTTCTGCGAATTACGCACAACCGAAAGTCACGTTACATATATTTAGGTCAATATCTGGATGAGAAGTATTGGGACTTTGATAATCAGCGTGTCAAAAAATCTCATCCTAATTCTAAGCGACTGAATAATCTTATTCTTAAAAAATTGTCAGAAGCGAATGACACTGTTCTTGAACTAGAGACCAAAGATGATCCGGTCTCTGTTAAACAGATCAAGAATAAGGTCAAAAACAGTAATGCTGATATAAGCTTTTTTGATCTTGGTGAGAAACGAATCAAAGAGTATGAAGATAAAGGTACGTTCTCAGTAGCCCGTGCCGATCAGTCGATCTTGAACAATGTTGAAACATTCAATGGTGGTAAAGACCTCTACTTCCATGAAATCACAGTCTCTTTCTTAGAGAGATTTAAAACCTACTGCCTAACTGAACTCAAACACAAGAAACGTACGGCCACTAACCAGTTGATGCTGATTAGAACACTTTACAATAGAGCTATAAAAGAAGGTATCGTGGATGAGAAGAATTATCCTTTTGGCGGTGATAACGTCACAATCAAATTGAGTTCTGGGAATAAGATTGGATTAACCGAAGAAGAAATCAGAACTATTGAAGAGATGGAGTTCGAGAAAAACACCTCCATCTGGCATACAAAGAATATATGGCTCTTCTCATTCTATTTCGCCGGAGTGCGAATATCAGATGTTTTATCTTTAAGATGGTCTGACATTAAGAATGACCGTCTCTACTATGAAATGAGTAAGAACGAAAAGCCTGTGTCTTTAAAAATCCCGGATAAGGCTATAGAGATATTGGCAAGTTACAGACCTGATAAACAGTCAAAGAATGACTATGTGTTCCCTTACTTAAAGGAAGCCGATCAGGATGATGAAGAGGATATATTCCGAAAGTCACGGAATGCGGCTCGTCTATTTAATAAGTGGCTGAAAAGAATTGCAGAGCAAGCCGAGATTGATAAGAACTTATCCAATCATATCTCCCGTCATTCCTTTGGCAATATCGCCGGAGAGAAGATTCACCCGTTGATGCTCCAAAAACTTTACCGTCATTCTAACCTTAAAACGACAATCAATTACCAGGCTAACTTCATAAATAAAGAGGCTGATGACGCTCTAGATAAGGTTATAGACTTCTGA